The Gordonia terrae genome contains the following window.
GTTTCTCACCACACTCCGGCGCGATGCATTCGCACATGTGCTGGCGCTGCCCTCCCACCGCCTCGACCATCTGCGCCTCGGCGATGTGATGAGTCGTCTCACCTCTGACATCGGTACGGTCGAGTCGTTCATGGTCCGTCACCTGACGTGGGGTTTCCGACAATCGGCCACGCTTGTCGTCTATGTCATCGCCCTCATGTGGATGGATCTGTGGCTGGCGCTGGCATCCATGGTCGTCGTGCCGCTGTTCTCCTGGGCGGCAATTCGATTCGCCGACTTCACCAAGTCCGCGTCGCGCGAGCGGCGGCGGGCCGGGTCACTCGGCGCGATCACCGAGGAGCACCTCGCCAATGCCGCCCTCGTGCAGGGCCTCAACCAGGAGCCGACCGCGATCGAGCGGTACGAGCGACAGAATCTCGCGATCATGGACGCCGAGCTGGTGGCCAGTCGGGTCCGCGCTTTGTTCCTGCCGTTGGTGGGCCTGTTCGAACTCCTCGGTGTGCTCGTGGTCATCGGTCTCGGTGTGTGGGCGCTCGCCGCCGGGCGCATGACCCTGGGCGAGGTGCTTGCGTTCCTCGCGCTCCTGGGGAGTTGCTTTCGGCCGGTACGCGATCTCGGGAATCTGCTGCCCTCGCTGTTCGCCGCCACCGCAGGCATCGAACGGGTACAGGAACTGCTGGACGAGCCCGCCCTGACCGACCCGCCTCATGCGCTGGACCTCCCGGCGGACGCCGCGGGGGCCTCCCTCCGCCAGGTCCACGCGCGGTACCCCGGCCGGGACTCCGACGCCGTGCGTGATCTGGAACTCACAATCGCACCCGGCGAACGCGTCGCAGTCACCGGCGGCAGCGGTGCGGGCAAGACGACGCTCACCCGCCTGCTGGACGGCTCGCTACAACCGCGCTCGGATCAGTTCTGTTGGACGACAACGATCTTGCCTTCGCCACACGCCGCTCCGTCCGCGCCGCGGTCACCGTCGTCGCCCAGGAGATGTTGCTGTCCGACGCGACCGTCGCGGAGAACATCGCGTTCGCCAGACCCGACGCCACCGCGGCCGAGATCGCCGAAGCCGCTCGACGCGCCGATGCCCACGACTTCATCAGTCGGCTCCCGGACGGTTACGACACACGCATCGGACAGCGTGGCCGCACCCTCTCCGGTGGACAACGCCAACGACTCAACGTGGCCCGTGGACTCCTCCGCGGCGGCGGGCTCCTCATCCTCGACGAGCCGACCACCGGCCTCGACCGAACCTCTCGCCCCGCTGGCGTTCGGCAAGCGGACCGCCACCTGGGACGCCTTCGACACCGGACGTCGCACACGGTGCATCCTCAAGGTCATCCGCAGGCATCGGTGTCACGACGAGGAGGTCGCGGAGTCCGTCCGTCGCGAGGGACACGTGCTCGCCGATCTCGCTCACCGCATCTGGTGCGCGGCTACGGGATGCTGCCGCCGGACAAATCGAGCCTGGTGGGTTTCACGATGCAGACCATCCCCGGCGCCACCCTCGACGCAGCGATCGAGAACGGTCCGCTCAGCACCCACGATGTGCTGCAGTTGGGTGTGCAGTTGTCGGCGGCACTTCACCATCTGCACAGTCACAACTGGATCCACCTGGATGTGAAACCGTCGAACGTCATCATCCACGGCGGGCAGGCGATCCTGATCGACCTCGGGATCCTCGGCCGCCCCGGCGAGCGACGGGACGGCTCCGGAACGCGCGGGTATCTACCGCCCGAGCAGGCCGTCGGCGTCGCTCTGGGTCCCGCCGCGGACGTCTTCGCCCTCGGCGTCACGCTCTTCGAGGTGTTGACGTCGCGGCGACCGTACGGCGCGATCCCGCCGTGGTCGGAGCGGGGCATCGGGCGACTCCGCACTCGCGGTCGCCCGACGTCGATCAGACCGATGTCGCCCGGTGTCGGTGCGCGCGGCCATGTGCCCGACGAACTCGTCGAGTTGCTCGGTCACATGCTCGATCTCGATCCCGACAGACGACCGGAGATGGGGGCCGTCTGGCAACGGCTCGCGTGGATGACCGAGGGCCCGGTCAGGCGATGACGCCGAGAGCCTTGTCCCAGACGGCGTTCTCGCGCACCTCGCCCGGACCGACCATGTCGGCGAAGACGATCACGCCGTCTCGGTCGACGAGAAAGGTTCCACGATTGGCGTAACCACGATCCTCGTTGAAGACGCCGTAGGCACGCGCGGTGTCACCGTGCGGCCAGAAGTCCGACAGCAGCGGGAACAGGAATCCCTGCGCTGCGGACCACACCTTGTGGGTGGGCGAGGGACCGACCGACACCGTCACCGTCGTCACGTCGTCGTTCTCGAAGCGCGGTTGCTGGTCGCGAATGTAGCCCAACTCGCCCTGGCAGGTGCCGGTGAACGCGAGCGGGAAGAACACCACGAGCACATTGCGTTCGGCTCGCAGTGCCGAGAGCGACACGAGCTGATTGTTCTGGTCGCGAAGGGCGAAGTCCGGTGCCCGGTCGCCGACGGTCAGGGGCGCAGAAGGCAGAGCACCGCTCATGCTTTCTTGCCCGCGCGGGCCTTGGGCTGGACCAACCGGGCCGCCGACCAGTCGCCGAGACTGATGGCCGAGGTCTGCGTGAGCCCCGCGGTCGGGGCCGCTTCGGCGATCTCGCTCGGATCGACGTAGCCGGGTTGGCCCGTCTTCGGCGAGAGCACCCACACGAAACCGTCTTCGGCGAGCGGACCGATGGCGTCCATCAGGGCGTCGACGAGGTCACCGTCGCCGTCGCGCCACCAGAGGACCACGACGTCGACCACGTCGTCGGCATCCTCGTCGACCATCTCGGCGTCGATCGCGTCCTCGATGTCAGCGCGCAGTTCGTCGTCGGTGTCCTCGTCCCAGCCGAGTTCCTGCACGACCAAGCCTGCGGTCAAGCCCAGTTTCTGGGCGTTGCTACCGTCTGTGGCGGCTACCACCGCGCGTGACCTCCTGAAGATGTGTGGATCGTTGTGTGTGTCGTCTGTGCCGAATCCGCGTACGCTTCCGCACGCCGTTCGCCTGTCAGCATAGGCAACAGCCTAAAGCCTCACATTGCAAGCCGAACGCCGTCAGGGATTTCGGGCGTTTCGCGATCGGCCTGTGCCTACCCCGAGCGGGGCGACGCTAACCGCCCGGGCGAGCCGACGTCGTCGAGGGGGCGGACGAGCGCGGGGTGGCCGACGATGTTGCCGGCAGCGGCGTGTAGCCGCCGCACACGTCGAGCAGCCGCTGCTTGTCACGGGACCACTGCCCCGACACCGGATTCAGGCCGGCACTCAGTTCACGACGGATGGCATTCTCCAGCTTCGCGGTCGACTCGAGGAAGGTCCGCGCCGGCGTCGAGACGTCGACCGGGGCGGTCGCGGTGATCTTGGGTCGGATCTGATCGGCACCGGCGATCAGACTGGCCCGTGCCTTCTCGTCGAGGTCGCCGACGCCGGGATACGACTGTGCGACGTTCAGCCGGGCGACGAAGGCGTTGAACCCGCGGACCATCACGACCATCGACGCCATCGATTCGCGGCACAGCTCGACCCCCTCGGCCCGCACCTCGGCGGCCGCCGAGGCCGACAGCTCGGACCGGTAGCCGGCGACCTCGCCCGGTGCAGGGGTGCCCGCGCCGCCGACCGTGGTGGCGCATGCACCCGTCAGCGCGGCCCCGAGGGCGATGGTGGCTGCGATCGTCGACCGGACGACACGGCCGCGGTGGCTCGCGGCCGCCACCGCTCCTCGATCCGGCATTCACTCCCCCTACTGGTCAGTAACCGTTTCTGGACGCTACCGCATCCCGGCGATCGCGACACCCGACAAGGATCCACCCGGTGCCAAGCCACCCCACATGGGGCACGATGAAGGGAGGCACCGCACAACATCGGAGCGCGGTGCCCGACGCCATGCAGTCGGACCACCACCCCGAGTCCGGCCTGTCAGAGGGAGTAGGCATCACCGTGACCAACCAGATGGACCATGCGACACAGGACGTCCC
Protein-coding sequences here:
- a CDS encoding DUF3052 domain-containing protein gives rise to the protein MVAATDGSNAQKLGLTAGLVVQELGWDEDTDDELRADIEDAIDAEMVDEDADDVVDVVVLWWRDGDGDLVDALMDAIGPLAEDGFVWVLSPKTGQPGYVDPSEIAEAAPTAGLTQTSAISLGDWSAARLVQPKARAGKKA
- a CDS encoding peroxiredoxin, which translates into the protein MSGALPSAPLTVGDRAPDFALRDQNNQLVSLSALRAERNVLVVFFPLAFTGTCQGELGYIRDQQPRFENDDVTTVTVSVGPSPTHKVWSAAQGFLFPLLSDFWPHGDTARAYGVFNEDRGYANRGTFLVDRDGVIVFADMVGPGEVRENAVWDKALGVIA
- a CDS encoding serine/threonine-protein kinase gives rise to the protein MLPPDKSSLVGFTMQTIPGATLDAAIENGPLSTHDVLQLGVQLSAALHHLHSHNWIHLDVKPSNVIIHGGQAILIDLGILGRPGERRDGSGTRGYLPPEQAVGVALGPAADVFALGVTLFEVLTSRRPYGAIPPWSERGIGRLRTRGRPTSIRPMSPGVGARGHVPDELVELLGHMLDLDPDRRPEMGAVWQRLAWMTEGPVRR